The DNA region attcaatCAAAAAATCCCATTTTCCACTGCTTAAATACCAGATATTTTTCATAATTCTTGCGCCCAAGAAAACTCCAAGgttcaagaaaataattatggaagtTGGAAGAGTTAAGGAAGGTTCTAACATGTCTACTGCTAATTCTGTTTTGCCTTCTGAGGTTCTTCATAATCTCTGGATGTCCAATTCTTCCCCCTCTTTTCATGGTAATTCTCTTTTGCACCCTGCTAAATATATGTTCTTGTtattcttccttttattttcttgtaagCTTATAGTTCTTTTGACTTTTTTTCTCTACTTCTAGTGTATGGTTACTGAAAATTTGGTAGTTTTTTACTAACTTCCTTTCACTGCTCAATTCAATATAAAGGGTTTTGACACTTGTTTTGTACTACAATATTTGGTCCAAGTTTGAGTCTTTTTAGTTTTAGAACTAGAAAATCTATTATTTAGCAGTCAAGCAAAGGAAATGAACAAGGTATTTAAGAATTGGTTGTTGGTTGGGTGAGTGGTTTATCACGTGGGAGACCTGATATCGATTCCCCTCACCAGCCGCCTCTTCGGTCAGAGCTCATCGCACCGAGCTTGCATAGTGCGATTTACATCTAGTGCGATTTACATTTACTGTGTGATTTGCGAGCTATTGCATAGTTAGCAGGTTATTCGGTGCGCACCCAAAGGGTAGCGGCTGGTGTTTCCCTGAGAATTTTTCAAGATTTTGATGCATTAGTGACCTTGCTCTTTGTCAATTTTGTTCTGTTTCAGGGCCTACATCAATGGTTAATTTCGAAGATGGTCGAGGAGAAATTAGTAAAGAGATGTCATTTTTCTCACCAATTGACAAAGAAGAAACTAGCACCGATGATTATGATAGTTGCTTTCACCGgccagagaagaaaagaagacttTTACCCAATCAAGTGCAGTTTCTTGAGAAGAGTTTTGAGGTAGATAACAAGCTGGAACCAGAGAGGAAAGTTCAATTGGCTCAAGAACTTGGCCTACAACCTAGGCaaattgctatttggtttcaaAACAGACGTGCTAGATACAAGACTAAACTACTTGAGAAGGACTATGACGTTCTCAAAGCTAGCTTTGATAAACTTAAGGATGATTATGACTCCCTTTTCAAAGAGAATGAGAATTTGAGAAATGAGGTATCTTGAAAACTCCCTATAAAACCAGCATTCTTCATTGGCATTAGATTTACAAAGGGGTTTGTTATGTACCCCATATTAGTCAGGAAGAAATGATTTGTGGTCTCGTATGAGACAATCCTCGTCTTATGAGACAATCCTTGTCTTATGAGCTAGCCTTTTGATTAAGTTAGGCCTAAAGTCTATTTTCGTAACATGATATCATAATCGAACATTCCTACCTTTTGTTTATTCAATATTGGAACCCCATGTTATAGTGCATCctgatgcactaagctcccgctatgcggaGGATCCAGGAAAGGgcctattgtacgcagtcttatccctcatttttgcaagaggctgtttccacggctcgaacccgtggtCTGCTGGTCACATCGCAACAACTTTACCAGCTACGCGAAGGCTCCCCTTCTGGAACCCCATGTTATATTGTTCACGTATCTGATGTCCAAACCTAGACGTGTAGGTTGTTAGTGTCTCACATTAGTTAAGGGAATAAACTATGGTCTTGGACATCCTAACCTCATGTCTTAGCTTCTAGGATTGAGCCAGGCGTAAAGTCTATTTTCTTAAAAATGTTTCTaatatattctttgattttgttgttgaataggttgatttgctgaaagaaaaaatGCTTAGGAGGGAGAAAGGGAAGGAAAATTCAGGGCAAAATGAACCAATTAGTCCAGTAGATGCAGAAGAGGCTCAAAAGGCAACTCCAAATGTTGTTACCTCAGAAGTGCCAAGTATACAAAAGGTAGTATGCAAACAAGAAGATGCAAGTTCAGCTAAAAGTGATGTTATTGATTCAGATAGCCCACATTATACTGATGGGAATCATTCTTCAAATGCATTTGAAGCAGAGCCGTCTGATTTTTCTCAAGATGAAGATGACAACTTAAGTAAGAGCTTTTTATGCTTCCCTGAAATTGGAGATCAAATTCAAGCTAATTCATGCAATTTGGGATTCCAAATTGAGGATCATCAGCCTTGTTGGTTCTGGCAATATTGAGTTTTTCAATTCAAGATTTGGCTCAATCCTTTAGTGTTCTAAGGAATTTGCTAAATTTCCTTTGTAGCTTAATTTACACTATATTAATCAATAATATGTTTGTATATAGGATTACTAGTAGTTAACTAATTGAGGTGTCTTTATTACTAGCTTGTTTAAAAAAATGTTATGATTGGCCTTTTTCTCTTTAGCTCAAAAACAAATGGTACTATtgccttttttcttcttcttttcagtTGCTACTGTTAATTTATAATTGTTAGGATCCTTTGGCCTTATTTGGAAGGCCAAAGCTAAATCAATGATGAGTCATTTTCTGGGATATCTACAAAGTAGAATAAAAGCATGTGCATTTTCCTTCTAGTGACTGTAATGGATATAAAAACTGTGGGATTCAAAAAACCCCTTCTGCAATGCATATTGTTCTGTGGGGAAAACCACTGGATTTAAGGGCACAAGATGggaattgggggggggggagaattCTACATATTAATAATATCATTAAAAGTTGTAgtattaaatttgtatgttataATATTTGATGATTATAAGAGCATGTTAATAAGGATAAATTGACAAAattaaagttaattttttttaaatataaaaagatattatttttttgaattagaTAAAACtgtcatataaaataaaatggtGGAAATTTGGTTTTCTTTTTTCTCCACACCTAATTTTCAAACAATTGTCTAAGCAGAGATTTTGCATCTAACCTTGTGCCAAGGATAATTTGGAAAaatctctctatcctcacaaggtagggtaaGATCTGCGGACACATTAACCTCTCGATCATACCCGTGGGATTGTTGTTATTGAGTTAAGCGGATATGTTACGTAATTAATTTACAACTTTTAAAaaggaaaatgccaaaaaagttaaaagaaaaagaaactgcaTGTAAGAGAATAAGTGAGGATTGAGGTTGAAATCTTTAGCAATGGGGGAGGAAAAAGGAAGGGCAATACCCTTTAAAGTCAAATTTTGTGGATGATTAGATTCAAAAGTGTATTTCAATAGGCAATGACTTTTTAGCTAGATGTTGacaatttttcttctttaattaactTTATAAAATGGACGTTGAGACATACCCCATcactttaaatattttttattgagGGAATCGACGATTCTTTCTAACATGAATATTTTGCTGATGCATTTCTTGTTACATGTTAACATGTGTAATTGTACTATGACTTTAGGAACATAGTTTAATGGCTAAAATTGATATGGAGTCTATTTTAATGCGTTCTTTAAGGATAGCTAGCACGTAGCTTTGAaggaagaaatcaaatgaaataTTTATACTCTAAGTCCGTTAACTTCTTTCATAATTTTATATTAACTACAGTGTTGGAACCTCACCAAACACTAGCTTGTAGTGTCAAGTTTTTGAGGGAATCAAGTTTTGTTTTAGATATACCCACAATTAATAGACAAATAGTTTGATTAGATTAGTTGTCTTTAAGATTCGACCATTACTAAGTGAGTggtcctcttcttcatttttttgcttttttcctGTGTTGTAATATTTGGCTTGCACAATTTGactcaaaaggaaaaaaattgatTATTCTTATATTGTGTTTTACATGTGATCAAGGTACTTGCAAGTTTTAACTGGTTAGTTTGGCTTAGCAAGGCTATTAAGGTCCGGGACCAACTGACGGGATTTTGCGTATATaatttgtttacccgaaaaacggatagagtttaatttgtacgtagttctaagggtatgtggtataacttgatacaaatcgtaAGAATATATAGAAATATCGAGTGGCAACGGTAGAGAATGAAAAATAaacaaggttagaaagaagatGATTAatggattaagcaagatgaatcaatttatgaagctaaaaaggataactcttcaatataggagtgCATGATATCTCAGTTATAATGTATGCAAAACTTGTGCTTTTACAGAAATATAGTCATCCCTTTTATAGTGgggatcttactttagatataattaaaaatacatagtggggaacccatggtaaatcagttttttcctaattcccgccgagattccccccttagtgcggctgcaacggctcttgtctatgagttCGATCCTGATCGGACTCGGTATTGGACGATATTAGTCGGTTTCCAGCTTTAGAGTTCGATGCGGGTTTGAGGTCGATGCTGACTCGGGGTCTGGTAATGACTTGGGCTCGGTATTGGTTGGCCTCTGGCCCTTAAGCTCGATTCAAtcacatctcatcatagttcAATTCGGACCCGaactcgataatgacttcgagctcggtatttgatcTGTACCTAAAATCTGAAGCTCGTTTGTGCCATCTTCGGATCCATCTCGATTTTATGAAGACTTTCTTCGGCCCATTATGATCCCATCTCGACAagtcgtacgaaggccgaaatcagtttcgaccgtatacagatagtccccgcgtttctcgggaaggatgtggcgagaaacgatatgatttcccaacGGCTCGATTGGATATGCGCTGACGTTTGCATCAGGCTCGATCATGACGCACGTGATAATTGTCCCGTCGGTTTAGTTTTccaaggcatttaatgcgtgtcaAACGATGGTCGGCCACTATTGATACTGAACCGACGTTGcttaatctataaatagcccatTTCTTTACCATTTACCACTTTTGCATCTCCAATCTCCAAATTTTATAAAGTTCCTTCTTGCAACTTCTGAGTTTATCTGTAAATCTGTGATTTTTCACTACAAAATCTCTCTTCAAAACACCAAATCTTTGTTACCTCCTTCTATTTTCgatctttaaatccaaaaatggcgaaaacatcaaaaACCATTCCTAATAAAGAAAAAGCTTGTTCTTCACAGCCTGCCGCcaacaaaacaccggtggagccacgaccTGAGGCGTGCGTTCCTTGGACGTGTGTTCTTACCTCTAATTTCAAGGTAGACAAAGGCTCGTCGGTTCCCGGTcgatgtgagccagtatcgaTGTACGTGTGTTTGATAACCGAGGGATATCTCGAACAactaaagaaagattgcaattgggagaacaaagaaatagTAATCCCGTCTCCTGaagaagatatcaccacttacgtgaaagggtttttaagtgtgtatacttaccctttcacgttaggtcccctcaaccatgttattattgatttctgtcgtcaataccaaataaccctaggtcagatccatccttcttcttggcggatcgttattttgatctgTTACTTCGTGAataaaatcgaggggatgtctttcaccctcgaccaaCTCATTCGATTGTACTGCCCTCGCCTAtttcgaggcgggttaataaaacttcagcgtcgggctaccaaggttcTGTTCTTGAGCATAGACGAGGATAGGGATCGAgtctggatgggcaggttcgttcgagtgaagacttcggacctgattccgatTGAAAAGATGtcatttcccgaggagtggaacatgaagcattagtgtaattctgttgttatctcctactattttgcccttttatttattttctcaccgatatcccctttttgtgatgcagcggttcctTGGATGCCCAGTGCAGTTCCTgacctcaagaactgggtacgggaTCTAGCTTCAACCTCCACATATGTCGAGCGCTCATGGCAtaatttgtcaaagggccgatgggaggccaaaaatcatggtaagtctTTTTCTCGTACCTTTGGTAGTTAGAACGAGATGCTTTCCATatacttaaatcaattttcttgTATGTAGGTATGGGCAAAGATGCAGTTTTGAGGGCCCCGTCCGTCAAGGAAGAGGCTTTGGCCTCTATTCCAAAACTGGTGAAGGATAATAAGATAAAAAGGGCCTCCGCTTCCGAAGATCCAAAATCGAAGACGAGGATGGCTCATAAGCCGAGGAAGAATACCATCCATTTGACCATAGAATCagttctgcgtctaagggatgaagacaaaaaagaagaagaagaagaagaagaagaaaatgacggaTCCGTGCTGGTGGCTCGAAtgaagaaaaccatcgatgccCCAAAGGCAGCAGAATCGATGGTGATTTATAAAGCTCCGCCTCGGACTGAGGAGATATCAGAGGAAGGT from Nicotiana tabacum cultivar K326 chromosome 24, ASM71507v2, whole genome shotgun sequence includes:
- the LOC107767605 gene encoding uncharacterized protein LOC107767605, encoding MEVGRVKEGSNMSTANSVLPSEVLHNLWMSNSSPSFHGPTSMVNFEDGRGEISKEMSFFSPIDKEETSTDDYDSCFHRPEKKRRLLPNQVQFLEKSFEVDNKLEPERKVQLAQELGLQPRQIAIWFQNRRARYKTKLLEKDYDVLKASFDKLKDDYDSLFKENENLRNEVDLLKEKMLRREKGKENSGQNEPISPVDAEEAQKATPNVVTSEVPSIQKVVCKQEDASSAKSDVIDSDSPHYTDGNHSSNAFEAEPSDFSQDEDDNLSKSFLCFPEIGDQIQANSCNLGFQIEDHQPCWFWQY